Proteins encoded by one window of Ulvibacter sp. MAR_2010_11:
- a CDS encoding cold-shock protein has product MEGTVKFFNESKGFGFITNDETGKDIFVHVTGLNGEALNEGDKVEYVEEEGRKGMVAAQVRVIHD; this is encoded by the coding sequence ATGGAAGGAACAGTAAAGTTTTTTAACGAATCGAAAGGTTTCGGATTTATTACAAATGACGAAACCGGAAAAGACATCTTTGTACACGTAACCGGTCTTAATGGCGAAGCCCTTAACGAAGGTGACAAGGTAGAATATGTTGAAGAGGAAGGACGAAAAGGAATGGTTGCCGCTCAGGTGCGTGTGATCCACGACTAA
- the aspS gene encoding aspartate--tRNA ligase, translated as MYRTHSNGELRAIHINKTVTLSGWVQKTRNKGFMIWVDLRDRYGVTQLIFDDERTSKSVMEIASKLGREFVIQVTGTVIERESKNPNMPTGDIEILVSEVTVLNESLTPPFTIENETDGGEDLRMKYRYLDIRRKPVRENLIFRHKVTMAVRNYLSEKSFVEVETPYLIKSTPEGARDFVVPSRMNAGQFYALPQSPQTFKQLLMVGGMDKYFQIVKCFRDEDLRADRQPEFTQIDCEMAFVEQEDILNTFEGLTRHLLQEINGVTLSAFPRMTYDEAMKKYGNDKPDIRFGMEFGELNEVAQHKDFSVFNQAELVVAISVPGGNSFTRKEIDSLIDWVKRPQVGALGMVYCRCNEDGTYKSSVDKFYDANDLAKWAEVTDAKPGDLICVLSGNANKVRAQLSALRMELAEKLGLRNPKEFAPLWVVDFPLLEWDEETNRFHAMHHPFTSPKPGQLELLATNPGAVKANAYDLVLNGNEIGGGSIRIHDKETQALMFDYLGFTPTEAKAQFGFLMDAFQYGAPPHGGIAFGLDRLVAILGGQETIRDFIAFPKNNSGRDVMIDAPAPLDKTQLEELSLQLNLKS; from the coding sequence ATGTATAGAACGCATTCTAATGGCGAATTAAGAGCCATACATATAAACAAAACCGTGACTCTTTCAGGTTGGGTACAAAAAACAAGGAATAAAGGGTTTATGATTTGGGTCGATTTGAGGGATCGGTATGGAGTTACACAACTCATATTTGACGATGAGAGAACTTCTAAATCTGTCATGGAAATCGCTTCGAAATTAGGCCGGGAATTTGTGATTCAAGTAACAGGAACAGTGATTGAGCGAGAATCTAAAAATCCTAATATGCCTACCGGAGATATTGAGATATTAGTTTCGGAAGTTACCGTCTTAAACGAATCTCTCACCCCTCCATTTACCATCGAAAACGAAACAGACGGAGGTGAAGATTTACGCATGAAATACCGCTATCTCGATATTCGAAGAAAACCGGTTCGCGAGAACTTAATATTTCGCCATAAAGTTACCATGGCGGTTCGTAATTATTTATCTGAAAAAAGTTTCGTGGAAGTGGAAACGCCCTATCTAATTAAGTCAACTCCCGAAGGAGCCCGTGACTTTGTGGTGCCCTCTCGGATGAATGCAGGACAATTTTATGCGCTCCCTCAATCCCCGCAAACCTTTAAGCAATTGCTAATGGTAGGTGGAATGGACAAATACTTTCAAATTGTAAAATGTTTCCGGGATGAAGACTTGCGCGCCGACAGACAGCCCGAATTTACCCAAATAGACTGCGAAATGGCCTTTGTGGAACAGGAAGACATTTTAAATACTTTTGAAGGGCTTACACGCCACTTGTTGCAGGAGATAAACGGAGTTACTTTATCTGCTTTCCCGCGAATGACCTACGATGAAGCGATGAAAAAATACGGGAACGACAAACCCGATATTCGATTTGGAATGGAATTTGGAGAACTTAACGAGGTAGCACAGCACAAAGATTTCAGTGTTTTCAATCAGGCAGAATTGGTGGTTGCAATTTCAGTCCCGGGAGGTAATTCTTTTACCCGTAAGGAAATTGATTCCTTGATAGACTGGGTAAAGCGACCTCAAGTGGGAGCACTCGGTATGGTCTATTGTCGCTGTAATGAAGATGGAACCTATAAATCTTCAGTAGACAAATTCTACGATGCAAATGATTTGGCTAAATGGGCCGAAGTTACCGATGCCAAACCCGGAGACCTAATATGTGTTTTATCCGGTAATGCAAACAAAGTACGTGCACAACTTAGTGCATTGCGTATGGAGTTGGCCGAAAAACTCGGTTTGCGCAATCCCAAAGAATTTGCTCCTTTATGGGTGGTCGATTTCCCTTTGTTGGAATGGGACGAAGAAACCAACCGTTTTCACGCCATGCACCATCCATTTACGTCTCCAAAACCGGGGCAATTGGAGTTGTTGGCTACAAATCCCGGTGCTGTGAAAGCGAATGCCTACGACTTGGTGTTAAACGGTAATGAAATTGGCGGCGGATCTATTCGAATTCACGACAAAGAAACACAAGCCTTGATGTTCGACTATCTAGGATTTACACCTACTGAAGCAAAGGCGCAATTTGGCTTTTTAATGGATGCTTTTCAATATGGGGCGCCTCCGCATGGTGGAATTGCCTTTGGATTGGACAGATTGGTGGCTATTTTGGGCGGACAAGAAACCATACGCGATTTTATTGCCTTCCCCAAAAACAATTCGGGACGCGATGTAATGATCGATGCGCCGGCACCATTAGATAAAACGCAACTCGAGGAATTAAGCTTACAACTCAACTTAAAATCGTAA
- a CDS encoding SusC/RagA family TonB-linked outer membrane protein yields the protein MKQKNSNSRRLLLLLFLFPCFVFAQTTLTGKISDPNGTTVPFANVIEKGTTNGTTTDIDGNFSISVASLPATLVFSSLGYETIEQTANNASPMNITLAESAEALSEVVVTGLATSIKRSNSANAVASISAEELVGTTPPPTLDGALYGKFAGAVVNANSGAPGGGLSIKLRGATSLQGNTSPLYIIDGVYVDNSSIQPGLNLVSAAAAGGSASNQDNPTNRIADINPEDIANIEILKGASAAAIYGSRAAAGVVIITTKRGKAGETLFKFNQSTGWTEAINLLGLRDYNEQRVRDTFGEAAVAQFVAARNEGRLIDYEKEIYGEKGFLSNTNFSMSGGDVKSKFYAGVSHNNEQGIVNRTGYEKTSLRLNLDHKATDYLKLSLSTNYIYSRSDRGFFNNDNSGTTIGVTLTGTTPWLQLFPDANGVYPDNPSGASNPLQTRDLVTNRETVNRIIMGGSANLDIYKADNSSLELILRGGVDFYGQQSRAIFPKALQFQKLSNGGLNGVSVQGETQNKNYNLSAFLVHNFNTASDISFRTQAGLTNEFFDQNTQLISATGLVASETNVDQAANTGVNQTRLRQEDSGFFVQEEINFQDKFIATFGVRGDKSSNNGDANKLNYYPKGSLAVNLNEFGFWSDGSKWNQFKLRAAYGEAGNFPPFGALFTSYNAFTTDGLLGISLIGIRGDKTLKSERQKELEFGTDIAFFNNRLSLSGTYYIKTIDDLILRASLEPSTGFTTEFVNAGELQNKGIEISLNTTPVMTDDFQWDLGVNFFQNRSEITRLDVEPFNVGAFGATLGTYRIEEGSSATQIVGIGPNPGDNGFQKFGDSEADFQMSFNNSLNYKSLQLTFLWHWKKGGDNVNLTTLLSDLNGTTHDYDDVALDPDGVLGNGDYRLSQLGSSAEVFVEDASYLRLRELGLYYSLPDRLLSGIIGGNIDAIKLGVSGTNLINIFDYNSYDPEVSNFGGGTIFTGVEVTPFPSSKRILFHLGINF from the coding sequence ATGAAACAAAAAAACTCTAATAGTAGGAGACTCCTGCTTTTACTATTCCTTTTTCCATGTTTTGTGTTTGCACAGACAACACTTACAGGAAAAATTAGTGATCCCAACGGGACTACAGTTCCCTTCGCCAATGTAATTGAAAAAGGCACCACCAATGGAACAACAACAGATATTGATGGAAATTTTTCGATTTCGGTTGCGAGCTTACCCGCAACGTTGGTATTTTCCTCTTTAGGTTATGAAACTATCGAGCAAACCGCAAACAATGCATCCCCTATGAACATAACTTTGGCCGAATCGGCTGAAGCTTTAAGCGAGGTTGTAGTGACAGGTTTGGCAACTTCCATTAAGAGATCGAATTCGGCGAATGCCGTTGCGTCGATTTCAGCCGAGGAACTTGTAGGTACAACACCACCCCCAACTTTGGACGGTGCTTTATACGGTAAATTTGCCGGAGCTGTTGTAAATGCTAACTCCGGAGCACCCGGAGGTGGACTTTCCATTAAACTTCGTGGAGCGACATCTCTGCAAGGAAATACCTCACCTCTTTATATTATTGACGGAGTTTATGTAGATAACTCTTCTATACAACCCGGACTTAATTTAGTGTCTGCAGCAGCAGCCGGAGGAAGTGCTTCTAACCAAGATAACCCTACCAATCGTATTGCGGATATTAACCCTGAAGATATTGCTAATATTGAAATTCTTAAAGGAGCTTCAGCAGCAGCAATCTACGGATCTCGTGCAGCAGCAGGGGTGGTTATTATTACGACTAAAAGAGGTAAGGCCGGAGAAACTCTGTTTAAATTTAATCAGTCAACCGGATGGACTGAGGCTATTAATTTATTAGGTCTCAGAGACTATAACGAACAAAGAGTTCGTGACACCTTTGGGGAAGCAGCAGTTGCACAATTTGTTGCTGCAAGAAATGAAGGTAGATTGATAGATTACGAAAAAGAAATCTATGGTGAAAAAGGATTTTTAAGCAACACCAATTTTAGTATGAGTGGTGGTGATGTTAAGTCTAAGTTTTATGCCGGTGTAAGCCACAATAACGAACAAGGTATTGTAAATAGAACCGGATACGAAAAGACATCATTGCGATTGAATCTTGACCACAAGGCGACAGATTATTTAAAATTGTCGTTAAGTACTAACTATATTTATTCAAGATCGGATAGAGGCTTCTTTAATAACGATAACTCGGGAACAACCATTGGGGTTACCTTAACGGGAACCACACCATGGTTACAGTTATTCCCCGATGCAAACGGTGTTTATCCTGATAACCCTTCAGGGGCATCAAACCCTTTACAGACAAGAGATCTTGTAACGAACAGAGAAACAGTGAACCGTATTATTATGGGAGGTTCTGCGAATTTGGATATTTACAAGGCAGATAATTCCAGTCTTGAATTAATCCTTAGAGGGGGAGTTGACTTTTACGGTCAACAATCTCGTGCTATATTCCCTAAGGCGCTTCAGTTTCAAAAACTTTCAAACGGAGGTTTAAACGGAGTTTCGGTACAAGGTGAAACACAAAATAAGAACTACAACTTATCGGCGTTCTTAGTTCACAACTTCAATACTGCCAGTGATATTTCCTTTAGAACACAGGCAGGTTTGACAAACGAATTTTTTGATCAAAACACTCAATTAATTTCTGCTACAGGTTTGGTTGCCTCTGAAACAAATGTGGATCAGGCAGCAAATACCGGAGTAAATCAAACTCGTTTAAGACAAGAAGATTCCGGATTTTTTGTACAAGAAGAAATTAATTTCCAGGACAAATTTATTGCAACCTTCGGGGTGCGTGGTGATAAGTCCTCGAATAATGGTGATGCTAACAAATTAAACTATTATCCAAAAGGATCTTTAGCTGTTAATTTGAACGAATTCGGATTTTGGAGTGATGGATCTAAATGGAATCAGTTTAAGCTTCGTGCCGCTTACGGTGAAGCAGGGAACTTCCCTCCATTTGGAGCACTATTCACCTCCTATAATGCCTTTACAACAGACGGTTTGTTAGGAATCAGTTTAATTGGTATTCGTGGAGATAAGACATTAAAGTCTGAAAGACAGAAAGAATTAGAATTTGGAACGGACATCGCGTTTTTTAATAACCGATTAAGTCTATCCGGGACCTATTACATCAAAACAATTGATGATTTAATTCTTCGTGCTTCCCTTGAGCCTTCAACAGGATTTACAACTGAGTTTGTGAATGCCGGAGAACTTCAAAATAAAGGGATTGAAATATCACTTAATACTACACCGGTTATGACCGATGATTTCCAATGGGATCTTGGAGTTAATTTCTTCCAGAACCGATCTGAAATTACACGTTTAGATGTAGAGCCATTTAATGTGGGTGCATTTGGGGCTACCCTTGGGACTTACCGAATTGAGGAAGGATCAAGTGCTACACAAATTGTAGGGATTGGACCTAATCCTGGAGACAACGGATTTCAAAAATTTGGTGATTCTGAAGCAGATTTCCAAATGTCGTTTAACAACAGTCTTAACTACAAATCACTTCAGCTGACTTTCTTATGGCACTGGAAAAAAGGTGGAGACAATGTTAATTTAACAACGTTATTGTCCGATTTAAATGGAACAACTCATGATTACGATGATGTTGCCTTGGATCCCGATGGAGTATTGGGTAATGGTGACTATCGTTTGAGTCAGTTGGGTTCTTCAGCCGAAGTTTTTGTTGAAGATGCTTCCTATTTACGTTTACGTGAGCTAGGCTTATACTACAGCCTTCCGGATAGATTATTGTCCGGTATTATTGGCGGGAATATAGACGCAATTAAACTAGGTGTGTCCGGAACCAACTTAATCAACATATTCGATTATAACAGTTACGACCCTGAAGTATCTAACTTTGGTGGAGGAACCATATTTACAGGTGTTGAAGTAACACCATTCCCTTCATCGAAAAGAATTTTGTTTCACCTGGGTATTAATTTCTAA
- a CDS encoding RagB/SusD family nutrient uptake outer membrane protein → MYSTRSRLGTYFDDCGVIGREYWRFSGSDPRFTTDLLGGDNSVLDNNTFYITGPWADRYRSVKNANLILEFLDGQDLSGQFTTAEIAATKGLLKTFIAYELLLNLNLTYENGIRVDVADENNLGPFVSKNDALAAISSMLSSGASDLSSGGSAFPFILSSGFSGFDTPSSFRQFNRAIAARVAAYQGNASAVLSALNESFFSLNGSNLDEGVYYTFSEEQTDFPNPMFITVGGSSAAQARVVQPDFITDAEAGDSRLNKIAQLDGPITLDGLTGDFVVLLYNSNNDPIAIVRNEELILLYAEANITVNPGEAVNALNIIRASANLGPYVGAVDTASLVNEMLNQRRYSLYGEGHRWIDMRRYNKLGELPLDRPADDVWAQFPIPLTENQ, encoded by the coding sequence TTGTATAGTACTCGATCGCGATTAGGTACATACTTTGATGATTGTGGTGTAATTGGAAGGGAATATTGGAGATTTTCCGGTTCCGATCCGCGTTTTACAACCGATCTATTAGGTGGGGACAACTCCGTTCTTGATAATAATACCTTTTATATCACAGGACCATGGGCCGATCGATACAGATCAGTAAAGAACGCAAACCTTATTCTGGAGTTCTTGGATGGACAAGATCTTTCCGGACAGTTTACGACCGCTGAAATTGCTGCAACCAAAGGATTGTTAAAAACCTTTATTGCGTATGAATTACTTCTTAATTTGAACCTAACCTACGAAAATGGTATTCGTGTGGATGTGGCCGATGAGAATAATTTAGGACCATTTGTTTCCAAAAATGATGCATTAGCGGCTATTAGCAGTATGTTATCCTCTGGGGCAAGCGATCTATCAAGTGGTGGAAGTGCTTTTCCATTTATTTTGTCTTCCGGTTTTTCTGGATTCGATACACCAAGTTCATTTAGACAGTTTAACCGAGCTATCGCAGCACGTGTAGCTGCGTACCAAGGGAATGCTTCTGCAGTACTTTCTGCATTAAATGAGTCTTTCTTTAGCTTAAACGGCAGTAATCTTGACGAGGGAGTTTATTATACCTTCTCAGAAGAGCAAACAGATTTTCCAAACCCTATGTTTATTACGGTAGGTGGATCTTCTGCTGCTCAGGCAAGAGTTGTTCAGCCTGATTTTATTACCGATGCGGAAGCAGGAGATAGTAGGCTGAATAAAATTGCACAACTGGACGGTCCGATTACACTGGATGGTTTAACAGGTGATTTCGTAGTTTTACTTTACAATTCTAACAACGATCCTATTGCTATTGTTCGAAATGAAGAACTAATATTGTTGTATGCAGAAGCTAACATTACCGTAAATCCGGGTGAAGCTGTCAATGCACTTAATATTATTAGAGCAAGCGCTAACTTAGGTCCTTATGTTGGGGCTGTAGATACTGCTTCATTGGTAAACGAAATGTTGAATCAAAGAAGATACTCTCTTTACGGGGAAGGTCATCGTTGGATCGACATGAGAAGATATAACAAACTTGGAGAGTTACCATTGGATAGACCGGCCGATGATGTATGGGCACAATTCCCAATACCATTGACCGAAAATCAATAA
- a CDS encoding efflux RND transporter permease subunit yields the protein MEQKKKYFGLSNWAIDNRMTVFVLIGIVLIGGLMSYINLPRESFPEVIESKIYISSVFPGNAAEDVEKLITKPLEEEINDISGVTKITSNSLQDYSMITVEFEETITPDEAKVKVKDKLDAVKAQQDWPTMDGGAKVEPNAFDLNISEITPIAQINLKGDYPSTQLKEFAEELQDRIEDLPEIKEATLLGVQDKEVEVAVDVYKMTAANLSLNEVIQAIQNENVTISGGNVIENGLRRNIRVIGEIEQPTDLENIVVKEDGGVVLLRDVAEINFREKDKTTYAREYGKPVVMLSIKKKSGENMIAAIAEIKKLIEEAKGDYLPENLEITITSDESTRTEAQVAELENSIIFGVLLVVSVLMFFLGFRNALFVGIAIPLSILLSFLILPIVGDFMGINITLNTMVLFATVMGLGMLVDNGIVVVENVYRLMDEGVPRLEAAKQGVGEIAWPIIASTATTLAAFLPLGFWPGIMGKFMIYFPLTLSTVLFSSLFVALIINSMLTSVFMKTEEGEISKKNLFRISIALLIFGGLLIISGLTETHIIFQILGAVVLIYALYLSFRGWKNRSKTVLLKRGLGLLAVGLLFTILGAVGSPKTLTGFGNLFVFVAFLLWFFKYVLAPGSQKFQKKWLPALERRYHKFLESALKGSNAYKFVFGTFGLLILSFVVFGIAQPNVLFFPENQPNQAIVYIEYPEGTDIEKTNEITRTIEQQVFEVLDQYKYNKDGESYNFMAESIISQVGEGAGNPQTDGASQNEMPHRGKVTVLFREFKYRYNEEGDKISSGDVLSELRNAVQGYPGVSVIVDKDANGPPAGYAINLELKGEDYDKLLAEAQNVQEYINGLSIPGIEELKLDVNQNKPEMEVFVDRKKAGELGVSTAQVGRVLRSAIYGFDSSTYKEGEDDYDIFVRFGNENRYNESALFNQNITFRDNNGNLKNIPISSLVTTKNIATFSSIKRKDLKRVITVYSNVLEGFNPTEIVQKMETSLVNYDLPKGISYDFTGEQEEQDKNMAFLFSALIMALALILLIIVAQFNSVSKPIIIFVAIVLSFIGVLFGLVIFQMDFVVIMTMMGIISLAGIVVNNAIVLIDYTQLLIDRKKQELGINKDELLSREDYREAIIAAGKNRLRPVLLTAITTILGLIPLAIGFNINFFTLFTEFDPQIYIGGDNTIFWGPMSWTIIFGLSFATFLTLVIVPTMFYLLNRAKIRFADDSKAKKGSRETA from the coding sequence ATGGAACAAAAGAAAAAATATTTCGGGCTCTCCAATTGGGCGATAGATAACCGCATGACTGTGTTTGTGCTAATTGGTATCGTATTGATTGGCGGACTTATGTCGTACATAAATCTTCCTCGGGAATCTTTTCCGGAAGTAATTGAATCTAAAATCTACATCAGTTCGGTGTTCCCCGGAAATGCTGCCGAAGACGTGGAAAAACTAATCACCAAGCCACTGGAAGAGGAAATCAATGATATTTCGGGGGTGACAAAGATTACTTCCAATTCGCTTCAGGATTATTCGATGATTACGGTCGAATTTGAAGAAACTATCACTCCCGATGAAGCCAAGGTGAAAGTAAAAGACAAACTGGATGCCGTAAAAGCACAACAGGATTGGCCTACAATGGATGGTGGTGCAAAGGTAGAGCCCAATGCTTTCGACTTAAATATTTCGGAAATAACACCAATTGCACAAATCAACCTCAAAGGGGATTACCCTTCGACACAACTAAAGGAATTTGCAGAAGAGCTACAAGACAGGATTGAAGATCTTCCGGAAATAAAGGAAGCCACTTTGCTAGGGGTTCAGGACAAGGAAGTGGAAGTTGCCGTGGACGTGTACAAAATGACCGCTGCCAACTTAAGTCTGAATGAAGTAATACAGGCGATTCAAAATGAAAACGTTACCATTTCGGGTGGAAATGTAATTGAAAACGGTCTACGTCGAAACATCCGTGTTATTGGAGAAATTGAACAACCCACCGATCTTGAAAACATAGTTGTAAAAGAAGATGGCGGGGTGGTATTGTTACGTGATGTAGCCGAAATAAATTTCAGAGAAAAAGACAAAACAACCTATGCCAGAGAATATGGCAAACCGGTTGTCATGTTGAGTATTAAGAAGAAGAGTGGCGAAAATATGATTGCGGCTATAGCCGAAATTAAGAAGCTCATTGAAGAAGCCAAAGGCGATTATTTACCTGAAAATCTGGAAATAACTATAACGAGTGATGAGTCTACTAGAACCGAAGCCCAGGTCGCTGAATTAGAGAACAGTATCATTTTCGGAGTATTACTTGTGGTAAGTGTTTTGATGTTCTTTTTAGGGTTCAGGAATGCACTATTTGTGGGTATTGCCATCCCTTTGTCTATTTTATTATCTTTTTTAATACTTCCAATTGTGGGAGATTTTATGGGCATCAATATTACGCTAAACACCATGGTATTGTTTGCAACCGTAATGGGACTGGGAATGCTGGTGGACAATGGAATTGTGGTGGTAGAGAATGTCTATAGGCTAATGGATGAAGGGGTGCCGCGTTTAGAAGCGGCCAAGCAGGGAGTCGGTGAAATTGCATGGCCTATTATTGCCTCTACGGCTACTACGCTAGCGGCCTTTTTACCCTTGGGCTTCTGGCCGGGAATTATGGGGAAATTCATGATATACTTCCCTTTAACCCTATCGACCGTACTGTTTTCATCGCTTTTTGTAGCATTGATTATTAATTCGATGCTTACTTCGGTATTTATGAAAACAGAAGAAGGAGAAATCTCGAAAAAGAATTTATTCCGAATTAGTATTGCGCTATTGATTTTTGGAGGATTGTTGATTATTTCAGGGCTTACTGAAACCCATATTATTTTCCAGATACTTGGAGCAGTAGTTTTAATTTACGCCTTGTATTTATCGTTTAGAGGATGGAAAAACAGATCGAAAACCGTCCTGTTAAAGCGAGGTTTAGGCTTACTTGCCGTAGGCTTACTCTTTACCATTCTGGGCGCTGTTGGGAGTCCGAAAACCTTGACCGGCTTCGGAAACTTATTTGTTTTTGTTGCCTTTTTATTGTGGTTCTTTAAATATGTATTGGCTCCTGGTTCACAGAAGTTTCAGAAAAAATGGCTACCGGCTTTGGAAAGAAGATATCACAAATTTCTGGAATCTGCTTTAAAAGGAAGTAATGCCTACAAGTTTGTATTCGGAACCTTTGGATTGCTGATATTATCCTTTGTGGTCTTTGGAATTGCACAACCTAACGTGTTGTTCTTTCCCGAAAATCAGCCGAACCAGGCCATCGTTTACATCGAATATCCCGAAGGAACCGATATCGAAAAAACGAACGAAATTACGCGTACTATAGAACAGCAGGTTTTCGAGGTGCTGGATCAATACAAATACAACAAGGACGGCGAATCGTACAATTTCATGGCCGAATCTATTATCTCACAAGTGGGAGAAGGTGCCGGAAATCCGCAAACCGACGGCGCTTCACAAAATGAGATGCCTCATAGGGGAAAGGTGACTGTATTGTTCAGGGAATTTAAATACCGTTACAATGAAGAAGGAGATAAGATTAGTAGTGGAGATGTATTAAGTGAGCTGCGAAATGCCGTACAGGGTTATCCTGGCGTTAGTGTGATTGTAGATAAGGATGCAAACGGTCCTCCGGCCGGATATGCCATTAACTTAGAATTGAAGGGAGAAGATTACGACAAATTGTTGGCAGAAGCGCAGAATGTTCAGGAATATATAAACGGACTCTCAATTCCCGGCATTGAAGAATTAAAGCTGGATGTAAATCAGAACAAACCGGAGATGGAGGTATTTGTGGATCGGAAAAAAGCAGGGGAGTTAGGCGTGAGTACAGCTCAGGTGGGTCGTGTATTGCGTAGTGCTATTTATGGATTCGACTCGTCTACTTATAAGGAAGGAGAAGATGATTACGATATTTTTGTTCGCTTCGGAAATGAGAACAGATACAACGAAAGTGCTTTATTTAATCAGAACATAACCTTCAGAGACAACAACGGGAATTTGAAAAACATTCCCATTTCCTCTTTGGTGACTACAAAAAATATAGCCACTTTCAGTTCTATAAAACGAAAAGACTTAAAACGTGTTATTACAGTTTATTCCAATGTTTTAGAAGGTTTTAATCCTACCGAAATTGTTCAAAAAATGGAGACCTCATTGGTAAATTATGATTTGCCCAAGGGTATTAGTTACGATTTCACCGGGGAGCAGGAAGAGCAGGACAAAAACATGGCGTTTCTGTTCAGTGCTTTGATTATGGCGTTGGCGTTAATCCTTTTAATTATTGTGGCGCAATTCAACTCGGTTTCAAAGCCCATTATTATTTTTGTGGCCATTGTTTTGAGTTTTATAGGGGTGTTATTTGGTCTGGTAATATTCCAGATGGATTTTGTGGTAATCATGACGATGATGGGAATTATATCACTTGCCGGAATTGTGGTAAACAACGCGATTGTATTAATAGATTATACTCAATTACTTATTGACCGTAAGAAGCAAGAATTAGGTATAAATAAAGATGAGCTGCTCTCTCGTGAAGACTATCGTGAGGCAATTATTGCAGCAGGTAAAAATCGTTTACGTCCGGTATTGTTAACAGCTATTACTACTATTTTGGGACTCATTCCGTTGGCAATTGGCTTTAACATCAACTTCTTTACGTTATTTACAGAATTTGACCCACAAATATATATTGGAGGAGACAATACCATTTTCTGGGGGCCCATGTCATGGACCATTATCTTCGGATTGAGCTTTGCAACCTTCCTAACTCTGGTAATTGTCCCAACCATGTTTTACTTACTCAACAGAGCTAAGATTAGATTTGCAGACGATTCGAAAGCAAAGAAAGGCTCCCGAGAAACTGCTTAA